A stretch of the Pan troglodytes isolate AG18354 chromosome 20, NHGRI_mPanTro3-v2.0_pri, whole genome shotgun sequence genome encodes the following:
- the ZNF160 gene encoding zinc finger protein 160 isoform X5: MAQKEGKRDQHDRRDIENKVMNNQLGVSFHSHLPELQLFQGEGKMYECNQVEKSTNNGSSVSPLQQIPSSVQTHRSKKYHELNHFSLLTQRRKANSCGKPYKCNECGKAFTQNSNLTSHRRIHSGEKPYKCSECGKTFTVRSNLTIHQVIHTGEKPYKCHECGKVFRHNSYLATHRRIHTGEKPYKCNECGKAFRGHSNLTTHQLIHTGEKPFKCNECGKLFTQNSHLISHWRIHTGEKPYKCNECGKAFSVRSSLAIHQTIHTGEKPYKCNECGKVFRYNSYLGRHRRVHTGEKPYKCNECGKAFSMHSNLATHQVIHTGTKPFKCNECSKVFTQNSQLANHRRIHTGEKPYKCNECGKAFSVRSSLTTHQAIHSGEKPYKCIECGKSFTQKSHLRSHRGIHSGEKPYKCNECGKVFAQTSQLARHWRVHTGEKPYKCNDCGRAFSDRSSLTFHQAIHTGEKPYKCHECGKVFRHNSYLATHRRIHTGEKPYKCNECGKAFSMHSNLTTHKVIHTGEKPYKCNQCGKVFTQNSHLANHQRTHTGEKPYRCNECGKAFSVRSSLTTHQAIHTGKKPYKCNECGKVFTQNAHLANHRRIHTGEKPYRCTECGKAFRVRSSLTTHMAIHTGEKRYKCNECGKVFRQSSNLASHHRMHTGEKPYK, encoded by the coding sequence ATGGCCCAGAAAGAAGGTAAAAGAGATCAACACGACAGAAGAGACATAGAAAACAAGGTTATGAACAATCAGCTTGGAGTAAGCTTTCATTCGCATCTGCCTGAACTGCAGCTATTTCAAGGTGAGGGGAAAATGTATGAATGTAATCAAGTTGAGAAGTCTACCAACAATGGTTCCTCAGTGTCACCACTTCAACAAATTCCTTCTAGTGTCCAAACCCACAGGTCTAAAAAATATCATGAACTTAACCATTTTTCATTACTCACACAAAGACGAAAAGCAAACAGTTGTGGAAAACCttataaatgtaatgaatgtggcaaggCGTTCACTCAGAATTCGAACCTTACAAGTCATAGGAGAATTCATAGTGGAGAGAAGCCTTACAAATGCAGTGAGTGTGGCAAAACCTTTACTGTTCGTTCAAATCTAACTATTCATCAGGTCATccatactggagaaaaaccttACAAATGTCATGAGTGTGGCAAGGTCTTCAGGCACAATTCATACCTTGCAACTCATCGgcgaattcatactggagagaaaccttataagTGTAATGAGTGTGGAAAAGCCTTTAGAGGACATTCAAACCTAACTACCCATCAgttaattcatactggagaaaaaccgttcaaatgtaatgaatgtggtaAGCTCTTCACTCAAAATTCACACCTTATAAGTCATtggagaattcacactggagagaaaccttacaagtgcaATGAGTGCGGCAAAGCCTTTAGTGTTCGTTCAAGCCTAGCAATCCATCAGACAATCCACACTGGAgaaaaaccttacaaatgtaatgaatgtggcaaaGTCTTTAGGTACAATTCATACCTCGGAAGGCATCGGAGAgttcatactggtgagaaaccttacaagtgtaatgaatgtggcaaagccttcagTATGCATTCAAACCTAGCTACCCATCAGGTCATCCATACTGGAACAAAACCTTTCAAATGCAATGAATGCAGCAAGGTTTTCACTCAAAATTCACAACTTGCAAATCATcgaagaattcatactggagagaaaccttacaagtgtaatgagtgtgggaaagccttcagtgtTCGTTCAAGTCTGACTACCCATCAGGCAATCCattctggagagaaaccttacaaatgtattGAATGTGGCAAGAGCTTCACTCAAAAATCACACCTTAGAAGTCATCGGGGAATTCattctggagagaaaccttacaagtgtaatgaatGTGGTAAAGTCTTCGCTCAAACGTCACAACTTGCAAGGCATTGGagagttcatactggagaaaaaccttacaagtgtaatgacTGTGGCAGAGCCTTTAGTGATCGTTCAAGCCTAACTTTTCATCAGGCAAtacatactggagagaaaccttacaaatgtcaTGAATGCGGCAAGGTTTTTAGGCACAATTCATACCTTGCAACTCATCGgcgaattcatactggagagaaaccttacaagtgtaatgaatgtgggaaagcctttagtaTGCATTCAAACCTAACTACCCATAAGGTCATCCATACTGGAGAGAAGCCTTACAAATGTAATCAATGTGGCAAGGTCTTCACTCAGAACTCACACCTTGCAAATCATCAAAGGACTCACACCGGAGAGAAACCTTACCGATGCAAtgagtgtgggaaagccttcagtgtTCGTTCAAGCCTAACCACCCATCAGGCAATCCATACTGGGaaaaaaccttacaaatgtaatgaatgtggcaaggTCTTTACTCAAAATGCACACCTGGCAAATCACCGAAGAATTCATACTGGGGAGAAACCTTACAGGTGTACagagtgtgggaaagcctttaggGTAAGATCAAGTCTAACTACCCATATGGCAATCCACACTGGAGAAAAGCGTTACaaatgtaatgagtgtggcaaggTCTTCAGGCAGAGTTCAAATCTTGCAAGTCATCACAGAATGCATAccggagagaaaccttacaaatga